The nucleotide window CTCTGTGCCTTCTTACCTTCCTTTGATATTCCTTGAGTGCCTAAATCTATGCTGTTTGGTCCCAGTTTCTGAAGGCCCAGAGAAAGTCTTCTGTTTAGAGGCATAGCAGTGCTAAAGCCTCCATTTACACTTCTGTTTGAAATTCGCCTAGGACTGCTGCTTGGACTGGGCAGGAACAAATTTTCTGGCTGATGTTGCCCTATTAGGCCTTGGAACTTCACTTCCTGTGGCAAAAAACTGCCTCATCAAGTTTGGTAAGAAGATGCATGCTATTGTAGAATTTTTCTATATGTCTACGTTTATATATGGGGTGATAATATTCACACTCCCTTTTCTCTTCAAAACACTATTCACACTCCCTTTTGTATCTTAATGATGAAGAGAAAAGGGAGTGTGATTAGTATTTTGAAGAGAAAAGGGATTGTGCATATAACCTCCCCTATAGGTTGTAGGATGTTTTCCAGTAACACTACAAACCTATAAAAGTCAAATTTTTGTAATCTGAATAAACTAAGAACTTTTCATTGCTTTGTCAATTACTAACCCTTTGTCTTTGCCTCTCCCCCTCCTTTTCCTGCCTCAACACAATATACTCTTCCAACATTGCTAGGAGAGGTACCTGTATGACATAATGTCTTCATCTGTAATTACAGTTGACTTGGACTACCAGAAAGCATGGCAAGTAATGCAGAAACATAAATTTAAGtaaatagaaagaaagataCTATGAACTCCAAACTGTAAGACATACTTAAAACACTGGAGTCCAGGGTTCCATGATTTGTTGTGATCCTTACACCAGCTTTTGATTTAAGTAAATGATAAAACCTACTTTTAAATAACCGACATGTATAAAAGTGATTGCCTTTTAACACTATGGCACATAAAAGAGGGATGGTTTAAGGTTAACTTTCAATGCTTCATGCTAGAAAATCCAGGTTGGTGCCTTTTGGGCTAATTGTATATGCATTCAAATAATTAGGTTCCACTGAaccgaaagaagaagaaaagttatgttaagtgggaaaaaaataccCAAGATACCAGATTACGAGTGTcttgaatgaattttctgaaatTCACTATTTACTCTTGTTGGGAGTTGTTTCCTTCTGATTCTAGAATATTTTGTGTATTTGAATTTCTCAGCTCTACTTTGAGGAGACTAGAATGTTTTGTATTATATTAAAGGATCCTTAGAATCAGGCAATGCAGAATCAAATAACAGAATACTTTTTGTTTTGCAATATTGCAATGCAATGGAATACGTACCTCATCATATAAGAAagtcttctttctttcttcttcccaacTCCTAGTGTTTTCTATCAGTAAATCCACCAAAGCTGCATTTTATGCATTGTGAGAGAATTTTATCATACTTGGATGGCATAATATCAACTGATGTCAATTTGCGAacatttaaaattttcatttttcttctttctaaaaaaaaaaaaaaatcatctttcttTGGTTaactttttaataaaataaCTCTTCCAGGAGTGATATTCTTTATCAGTATTCTTAAGACAGCATTTTCTGGTACTTGTTTATAAGGTTGAGTGGTCTACCTCTCACATATGACAGTCCTTACTGTTGGGTATGAATGCGTACAGGTATCTCAATATTACCTGGAATTTTGCTAACTAATACTCGAGCACGTTCTGCACGTCTCAGGTTCTTGTGTGCACCTCTTCTGACTGAGTATCGGTTTTCGTCCTAAAAGGGTACTTGGATTAGGAATTGAGACATGTGTCTATGTGCGTTTACTTATAAAATTGAATTAGTGAGTAAAATACTGACTCTTCCATATTCTTCCAACCAGCGCTCCTCATCACGCGCTAGGATCCACTTTTCCACCTTTTCCATAATTGTCTTTCTGCTACAAGCTTCATCTTCTGCTCTTGATATCTGTTGATCCATGCTCATAACAAGATCTGCATGGTCAATTTCCCCTGTTGTACACATGTCAATTTGTGAGCTACAACATCTTTAAGCAATGACATGTCTTCATTCTTAGAGTAAGCACATATCTATGAATCTCACCAGATTTCATGAGGTTAATTATATTATCCATCTTTGCTTGCACAGGAATCTCCATGTGTGATTTTTTGCATATCTCCTTGAGCTCATTTTGTTTCTTGAGAAACAGTTCTTTCATCTTGCTTACTTTTAATTGATCCAGTCTCTTGACTTCAGCCTCAGCCTTTAAACAAATTTGAACATTGTTATCTCTATTTTCTGCTACATTTATGTGTCATCAAAATCTTATACTTACCTGCTGGATTCTCTTTTGGGTTAGGCTTCCTGGATCTGATACTTCTGCTGATGAGACTGATAATAAGCCAGTAACATGGGAAAACAATTGACGATCTTTATATGGTGAATCCATGAGATTCCATAAGTTTGTCAATGCTTTACCAAGATGGTGAAGCTGAAAAAGTATATGCAGAAATATATCATGTTGATGCTTTGTTTAACCAGTGAATTTGCATCTTGAAGAATTCCAGGAGTGGAGTACCTTGAAAAATGACTAGAATATGGAAAATAGGGAAAACAAATTACCAAGGACAGGATCACAGGAATTGAAATTACCCAAATCATGGAATTCATGCTTGAGTTTACCATGGTTTAGGCTAATTAGTCTATTTAAGTGAGATTTCCTTGTGTTTTATCACCATGTATTACTGACACATGGTCTGAAATTATATAAGTTTGCAGAAAACAGGTGTCAGACCCTGCCAATTAATATTGCTGAAATGAAGACTGGTCTATAGGTAAACCATTACCTTTTCAAGCCGCTTTTGCTTTTCTTCCTCTAGGGATTCCACTGTGCTGTTGAGTTTAGCCAAAATACTGTTGCTTATGTTCTTGGCTATCCCACATAACTCATTCAAGCTTGGGTGAACCTTGGTGATGACCATAGAGGAGTCTG belongs to Rosa chinensis cultivar Old Blush chromosome 4, RchiOBHm-V2, whole genome shotgun sequence and includes:
- the LOC112200795 gene encoding 65-kDa microtubule-associated protein 8 — protein: MGSFRAPVGRSSALPETSCGYLLQELQMIWNEIGQDQLEREKVLVDLEQECLEVYRRKVDAANTSRARLHQELAEAEAEFTHLLLSLGERSLPGRPEKMVGTLKEQLDSITPALRDMRLRKEDRVNKFRAVQGQIQKISAEIAGQSEYENSSSDVRVNENDLSLKKLEEYQTELQRLHNDRNERLKRVEKYINSIQKLSSILGTDSSMVITKVHPSLNELCGIAKNISNSILAKLNSTVESLEEEKQKRLEKLHHLGKALTNLWNLMDSPYKDRQLFSHVTGLLSVSSAEVSDPGSLTQKRIQQAEAEVKRLDQLKVSKMKELFLKKQNELKEICKKSHMEIPVQAKMDNIINLMKSGEIDHADLVMSMDQQISRAEDEACSRKTIMEKVEKWILARDEERWLEEYGRDENRYSVRRGAHKNLRRAERARVLVSKIPALVDLLIENTRSWEEERKKTFLYDEVPLLAMLEEYIVLRQEKEGERQRQREVKFQGLIGQHQPENLFLPSPSSSPRRISNRSVNGGFSTAMPLNRRLSLGLQKLGPNSIDLGTQGISKEGKKAQRQKMFARPGLVSPARDETASVVSTFSGPLSP